A segment of the Bacillota bacterium genome:
ATCCGTTGGGAAGCTACCGCACGGGCAGCCGGAGCCGAAACTTTTACCATGAAAACAGATTGGCGCTTTGTGGCGGGTCTGGGATACAAAGGACCCTTAGAAGTCGGGTTTACCTTTCATCACTACGGGTTTCCAATTCTTCCCGGCAGCAGTGTTAAAGGTATCGCCCGGACCTGGGGGTTGTTTGTCACGGCAGAGAATGTAGGTACCAGCCAGATAAATGAACTGGACATAATGCTTACTATAGATGAAGAAGAAAAATTCAAAGAAAAATTCTCCCGTTTATGTTCTCGAAACAATGAAGAGGCCATAAAGTTGGCCAGTGACTTTCGAGCTATCTTCGGCACCTTTGGTTGTTCTGGTCAGGCCGTCTTTTTTGATGCCATTCCCAAGGAATTCCCACAGCTTGAGTTAGATGTTATGAACCCCCATTACTCAGAATACTACCAGGATAAAACAGGAAAAACTCCGCCTGCAAACTGGTTCAGCCCTGTACCGGTCTACTTCCTCACGGTGGCAAAAGATTCTGAATTCGCCTTTGCTGTAGGCTGGCGTGGGTTGCTTGATAACAGTGAAGCGCATTATCTTCATGCCCTTGCAAGGGAATGGCTCATTGCGGGCTTGAAAAACTTAGGTGCCGGGGCCAAAACTAGCGCCGGCTACGGGTATTTTATAGCTTCGGAATAAGGTAAACGGCACTTAAAAGGGGGAGT
Coding sequences within it:
- the cmr6 gene encoding type III-B CRISPR module RAMP protein Cmr6, whose protein sequence is MDYPIPKASVKAWLAHKAKSPQNPGLIFDRFVQNWGYTQDKDREAKKKAWIEIIEATQKADKNLLKQWNIRWEATARAAGAETFTMKTDWRFVAGLGYKGPLEVGFTFHHYGFPILPGSSVKGIARTWGLFVTAENVGTSQINELDIMLTIDEEEKFKEKFSRLCSRNNEEAIKLASDFRAIFGTFGCSGQAVFFDAIPKEFPQLELDVMNPHYSEYYQDKTGKTPPANWFSPVPVYFLTVAKDSEFAFAVGWRGLLDNSEAHYLHALAREWLIAGLKNLGAGAKTSAGYGYFIASE